In Streptomyces sclerotialus, the DNA window TCGTGCAGCGCCTCGGGGCGGACGGGCAGGAAGTGGAAGCGGGGGCCGAATCCCGCCCGGCCCGCACGGCCCGGCCCCTCGTCGGCCAGCGCGGAGCGGGGCAGTCCGGCGGCGGCCAGCAGGGGGGCGGGGGCGACGGCCGCGCTCTCCAGCGGGTTCCCGGCGGCGATGGTGCCGTGGTGGTCGTCCACCGTGAGGGACAGCAGCTTCTCCCCGCACTGCTGCACCACGGGGCCGGACGCGAGGAGGCCGAGGCGGACCAGCGTCACCGCGGTGCCCAGGCTCGGATGCCCCCCGAAGGGGGACTCCGCCTGCGGAGTGAACACGCGGATGCGGTAGTCGGCCGAGGGGTGGGTGGCGGGCAGCACGAACACCGTTTCCGGCGTGCCGGTCCGTGCCGCCAGCGACTGCATCCGGTGATCGGTCAGCCCGGTCGCCTCCGGTACGACGGCCAGGAGCCCGCCGGAGGAGGGGCCGTCGGCGAACATACTCACGATCTCGACGTCAGGCACGCGGCCCTCCCAGGGGCAGGGAACGTCCGCCGGCAGGCGTGTCGCGGCCCGGCAGCAGGACGGTCCGGGCGATCTCCTCCAGTACCTCCGGCCTTCCCTCGTACGGGAACGACGGGCGAGGCCAGTGCACCACCATGTCGGTGAAACCCAGTTCCTCGAAGGTTCCGGTGGCGTCCCGGAACGCCTCGACGGAGTCCAGCACGCCACCGACCGCCGCTCCCGTGACCAGCAGCCGGCGGGCAGTGGCGGGATCGCGGCCGGTCGCGGCGCACGCCTTCTCCCACCCGTCGACCTGCTTTTCGAGTGCGGGAAGCATGCGGTCGTAGCGCGTCGCCTCGAAGCGTCCGGGCGGTCCAGCGGTGATCCAGGTGTCGGCGAAGCGGGCCGCGAGCCGCATCGCACGCGGGCCGGTGGCGGCCACCGCCAGTGGCATCCGGGGCTGCCGCACGCAGCCCGGCCGCATGTGCACGGCCTCGGCGGTGTAGTGGTGGCCGTGATAGGTGGTCTCCGGCTGCCGGAGCAGCAGGTCAATCAGCTCCACGAACTCCGCGAAGCGGCCGGCTCGCTCGCCCGGCGTCAACGACGGTCCGCCCAGCGCCGGTTCGTCGTAGCCGCCGGCCCCTGCCCCCGTACCGCAGATGACCCGGCCCCCGGACACGTCGTCCAGCGCCATCAGTTCCTTGGCCAGCGTCACCGGGTGGCGGAACGCGGGGGTGGCGACCAGGGTGCCCAGCATGATGCGCGAGGTGACCGTGGCGGCGGCGGTCAGTGTCGGCACGCAGCCGAACCAGGTCTCCTCGCGCAGCCACCGCCACATCAGATGGTCGTAGGTCCAGGCGTGGTCAAAGCCGTACTCCTCCGCCAGACGCCACTTCGGGGCGGCGTCCCGCCACCGGTTCTCGGGCAGGATGACGATTCCGTGACGCATCGTCACCGGTCCGAGGCCAGCGCCGGGGAACCCGTCGCCTCCTCGGCCACCTCGGAGAGGATGGCCAAGAAGTCACGTTCGTGACCGGTGACTTCGGGGCGGGTCAGCTCTTCGGGCAACTCGGACCCCGCCTCCCGGCCGTCCGGGTACAGAGCATTGTCCTTGACGTCCAGGGCAATGGCGGTCAGGCGGCGCAGCAGTTGAGCCACCACGTCGCGGGAGGAGGGGCGCGAGCGCAGCGTCAGGAAGTAGTTGTCGTAGACGACGCCCAGGACATCCGGGTGCTGCACTCCGCTGGGCACCGAGGCTTCCTGGAGCAGGGAGCGGCCGCTGGGCACCATGCGCGCGGCGATGCCGGCGTGGATGACCTGGTAGACGTGGACGGCCTGCGCCAGGTCCGCGGAGTCGCGCACGCACGGCAGCTTCTTGCCGCGGAACAGGGCCTGGACCGGCTTGTGGTCCGGCGCCCAGGTGCCGCTGAATCCGGGGTGCTGGAGGAACATGCTGGGCCGGATGACATCACCGTAGACGGTGCGGGGCATCGAGCCGGTGTAGAGCAGCATCGCACAGTAGCCCCGGACGTACCGCGTCATGGCCTTCAGCGCGGCGTCCCTTTCCGGTCCCTCCTCGGGCAGGCGCGCCAGTTCGCGGGAGAGCAGCTGCCACAGGATGAACGTCACCTGGTGGCCGGTGATCCAGCGGAACCAGTAGAGACGGTCCGAGGAATCGGCGGGCTGGACGCGTTCCGCCGGCCCGCCGCCCGCGGCGATGGCGGCGATGTGGCGGCAGGTGAGTGTGAACTCGGCCGGTACCGAGCCGGAGTCCGCTGCCTCCAGGCTGCCGGGCTCCGGCAGGGTCAGGGGCTCCAGTCCATAGGGGAAGTCCCCGAAGTCCCAGCGCCCGTGGTCCGGCAGTTCGGTGAGGACGGTGCCGGTTCCGGTGTTCATTCCACACCCTCCGGAAGGTAGGTGAACTCGTACTCCAGGCCGTTGACGTCCAGCACGTAGAGGCTCAGCACGCCGTCCTCGTCCACCACGATGTCGGTCGGCCCCTCGTCGCGCACGAACGTGTAGCGGCCGGACTCGTACAGCTCCAGCCAGCGGTCGCGCCACTCCGTCATCTCCTCCGGAGACCTCGTGGCCAGGCACAGGTGCTGGAACTGCGGCACCTCGGCCACAGGGGCGGGCGTGGCGTCGGCGGCGCGCTCGAAGACATGGATGCGCAGGTCGCCCGCGGCCAGTTCGACGAGGCGGGTGATGCCGGGAAGGCGGCTGCGTGTGAGGTCGGAGAACTTCTCCAGCGACCAGTTCTGCTCGCAGCCGAAGAACTCCCGGTACCAGCCCAGCGAGTTCTCCAGGTCGGAGGTCTGCACGCCGATGTGGTGGAACCGGAAGGCGTGCTCGGGCGATGCGCCGGGCGACGCCTCGCGCGTGATGGTGTTCCGCACTTTCGTCCTCTCGTTCGTCGGATCGCAGGGAAGAATTCACCTGCCGGGATTCGCTTGCCGAGGAAACGCTCTTGCGAGGGGGTGGAAGGCTACGGGGAGACTACGGTGATTTCCATTCGTTAATCAAGGGGGTTCAAGCGTCCATATTGCATCCGTACGGCACCGTCCGGTAGACCATTTGACCACCGGAGCTGATCGAAGAGAGGGCTGCGATGGAAGAGCAGTGGACCGCCATCGACATCTACGCGAGTGACCTTTTGGTGCCACAGGACGAGGCGCTGCGCGACGCCGCCGGGGCCAGCCGTGAGGCCGGGCTTCCGGAAATCGCTGTCTCACCCGCGCAGGGCAAATTCCTGCATCTGCTGGCGCGTACCGGCAAGGCGGCGAAGATCCTGGAGATCGGGACCTTCGGCGGCTACAGCACCATCTGGCTGGCGCGGGCGCTGCCGCCGGACGGGCTGCTGGTGACCTGCGAACGCGAGGAGGACTTCGCCAAGAAGGCGTGGGCCCGCATCCAGGCCGCCGGGGTGGCCGACCGCGTCGACCTGAGGACCGGCAAGGCTCTGGACACCCTGCCTGCCCTGGAGGCCGAGGGGCTCGGCCCGTTCGACATGGTCTTCATCGACGCCGACAAGGCCGGCGTTCCGGACTACTTCGCCTGGTCACTGCGGTTGTCCCGGCCGGGCACCGTGATCATCGTGGACAACGTCGTCCTGGAGGGCGCGGTGACCGACGCCGCCAGTGCGAACCCGGCCGTGCAGGGAGTGCGGCGGTTCCACGAGATGGTCGCCGCTGAGCCGCGGGTCAGCGCGACGACCCTGCAGACGGTGGGCGTACGTGGGCACGACGGGTTCACCTACGTGCTCGTCACGGGCTGAACCAGCACACCGCCGGAGGCGGTGCGGGTACCGCAACCGGTACCCGCACCGCCTCCGGCTTGCTCGCCCCGGCCACTCAGGCGTCGGGGTCGAGCAGATCGCCGACCCGCCAGCCGTTCAGGTCGTATTCCTCCATGCATTCCTCCGCGAAGCCCTTGTAGTGGTCGACGAGGCCGGACGCCTGCTGGGCGACCAGCAATTCCGTGCGGACATTCTCGTGATTCCCCGAGTAATTCCGCTCGTACAGCTCGTGCCGGCCCGCGAACTCCGTCCCGACGGAGTCCCAGATCAGCTTCATCAGCTTGACCCGCTCCACCGCATCGGAACCGGAGGAGCCCCGCACATACTTGTCCAGATACGGGCGCAGTTCCGGTTCCTGGAAATCCTTGGCGTGCGAATTGAGATAGATCAGCGCACTTCCCAGGTCTTGGTGGATGATTTCGCGTACCCGCGGATACCCCAGGGTCATGAACCAGCGGTACGCCATGCCGTAGTCGAGGTTGGGCATCACCGAGCCGTTCCGCCAGGTGTCGGGATTGTGCGCCATGGCGTCGCTCAGTCCCCAGAAGAGGTTCCGCCAGGCCAGCACCTCGCCGACCCGAGTCTGGATGCCGCGGAAGTCCTTGGTGCCGGTCATCTCGACGCCCTTGAGCAGGAGCCCGGCCAGGAAGTCCAGCTTGACCGCGAGCCGGGTGACGCCGTGGAAGGTGGACCGGTGCATGAACCCGGACGCCGACAGGAACGTCGCCGCCTTGGCCTGGTCACCGTAGATGAACACGTTCTCCCACGGC includes these proteins:
- a CDS encoding PhzF family phenazine biosynthesis protein, giving the protein MPDVEIVSMFADGPSSGGLLAVVPEATGLTDHRMQSLAARTGTPETVFVLPATHPSADYRIRVFTPQAESPFGGHPSLGTAVTLVRLGLLASGPVVQQCGEKLLSLTVDDHHGTIAAGNPLESAAVAPAPLLAAAGLPRSALADEGPGRAGRAGFGPRFHFLPVRPEALHEASPHPEALLGAGLKDVFLLHWDARRRQADARMFAPGYGIPEDPACSSAALALGLWLLHNGLLPAEPATHEFQVRQGVGTARQALLTCTLTTYDDDDPTATVSGQVVPLAQGTVPSAGRNPAADAASSH
- a CDS encoding LLM class flavin-dependent oxidoreductase, which codes for MRHGIVILPENRWRDAAPKWRLAEEYGFDHAWTYDHLMWRWLREETWFGCVPTLTAAATVTSRIMLGTLVATPAFRHPVTLAKELMALDDVSGGRVICGTGAGAGGYDEPALGGPSLTPGERAGRFAEFVELIDLLLRQPETTYHGHHYTAEAVHMRPGCVRQPRMPLAVAATGPRAMRLAARFADTWITAGPPGRFEATRYDRMLPALEKQVDGWEKACAATGRDPATARRLLVTGAAVGGVLDSVEAFRDATGTFEELGFTDMVVHWPRPSFPYEGRPEVLEEIARTVLLPGRDTPAGGRSLPLGGPRA
- a CDS encoding VOC family protein — translated: MRNTITREASPGASPEHAFRFHHIGVQTSDLENSLGWYREFFGCEQNWSLEKFSDLTRSRLPGITRLVELAAGDLRIHVFERAADATPAPVAEVPQFQHLCLATRSPEEMTEWRDRWLELYESGRYTFVRDEGPTDIVVDEDGVLSLYVLDVNGLEYEFTYLPEGVE
- a CDS encoding O-methyltransferase yields the protein MEEQWTAIDIYASDLLVPQDEALRDAAGASREAGLPEIAVSPAQGKFLHLLARTGKAAKILEIGTFGGYSTIWLARALPPDGLLVTCEREEDFAKKAWARIQAAGVADRVDLRTGKALDTLPALEAEGLGPFDMVFIDADKAGVPDYFAWSLRLSRPGTVIIVDNVVLEGAVTDAASANPAVQGVRRFHEMVAAEPRVSATTLQTVGVRGHDGFTYVLVTG